Proteins from a single region of Megalopta genalis isolate 19385.01 chromosome 3, iyMegGena1_principal, whole genome shotgun sequence:
- the LOC117222063 gene encoding FHIP family protein AGAP011705 isoform X2: MSWLRNSPLRTSFSKQRSRDSPPKDADPSACYDSFCKHWQQAYEIILYTSPPKGIPTQDDVLGVVNHIDHMVTLLILELRDSRTFNNYRQSPAATHSPCLEYLLSENLLVKLYDWSIHTGRFNNAVRLEQLKLYELLVSHSSILLAHEPIARPLLRLLEDCANDIMPLEVEKKLVVLLNQLCVTLMQNMALLDLFFHPTAVGKNKLVEYAYSSLKVLYQLSLMWVYFFRFIIFTLLIPHVHREGGVGQQARDAMLLCMSLSKKNDEVGVYIADHSNICPVLATGLSGLYSLLPRKLDIETNDWHRLTPDDVNDLPALMHLMNSLEFCNAVAQVAHPLVQKHLLEFLYHGFLVPVMGPALLQDSLGLTIDQLDAQEHWTTVDELVAATAYFDLFLRSVTEPGLLRSLVRFLLEDNYDECRILDSLIQRISSRSRLCIVTLALFETLVNLNCEDVMLELCLAALSPCSHVMLSQRRRLRDIDPFGRAAEKFLSLTPSCCSPLASVNSQFNSLPNSTTQENNASATSESFKSLSASINYGARISDSLYGNYHAYLCDARQKIRACRVACSNWSYQYNGELPKQSTTGSETTLTDNTMLAEYSQNKVEVVKTLSLEKLKESAISSSVIENSSIDNILINIQSLLDGKDLNMKEEEEEERIETEAVGIELSLEEQAKLDADIAELLNEDFGILDSIKEISLTDKKEPDSGIDDSNTAMNSFLSLGESSGYESFAFKGSSESTPDNEPSEDRMSEQDKIEIELNKEGGIPSLHNVTDSGSIVSGELTATKQSKDTCRQDVFNGQPNVGIFLDVLLRKLECMTSNNLYVNLHLTGLISRLAIYPQPLLQSFLLNHSLVFQPSIRSLFQVLASLKHKIDQFLSQHNNVDVLVEQARLFLISREDKLVNARKNALEAAAYSAPVKRNSLSVEPFSRGESKRWSFTSSFTQMLRRTSVNSGPSSLVSATTNQPTGALEDQLEAIGHGSGYRFYTKTSWESPNEVSPVQNVVLCAVILDEWLKELAAITQEHAIMSFTHSLESKV; the protein is encoded by the exons atgagctGGTTACGGAATAGCCCGCTGAGGACTAGTTTCAGCAAGCAACGATCGAGAGACTCTCCGCCAAAAGACGCAGATCCGTCGGCCTGCTATGACAGTTTCTGTAAACATTGGCAGCAAGCTTATGAAATCATTTTGTACACATCT CCACCTAAGGGAATACCTACACAGGATGATGTTCTTGGAGTTGTCAATCACATAGATCATATGGTAACTCTTTTAATATTGGAGTTACGAGATTCTCGGACTTTCAACAATTATCGGCAATCACCAGCAGCAACTCACTCTCCTTGTTTGGAGTATTTGTTAAGTGAAAACCTCCTTGTCAAGCTGTACGACTGGAGCATACATACCGGAag ATTTAACAATGCTGTACGGTTGgagcaattaaaactttatGAACTTTTAGTATCACATAGTAGTATTCTTCTTGCCCATGAACCAATTGCCAGACCATTGTTACGATTGCTCGAAGATTGTGCAAATGATATAATGCCATTAGAAGTAGAAAAAAAATTGGTAGTGTTATTAAATCAATTATGCGTAACTTTAATGCAGAACATGGCATTACTTGATTTATTTTTTCATCCAACAGCAGTAGGAAAAAACAAGTTGGTAGAATATGCATATTCTTCTTTAAAAGTATTATATCAGTTATCTTTAATGTGGGTATACTTTTTCAGATTTATTATCTTTACATTATTAATACCACATGTACATAGAGAAGGTGGTGTAGGACAGCAAGCACGTGATGCCATGTTACTTTGCATGTCTCTTTCCAAGAAAAATGATGAAGTTGGAGTATATATTGCAGATCATTCTAATATATGTCCt gtGTTAGCAACAGGTTTGAGTGGACTGTATTCACTACTGCCTAGAAAGTTAGATATTGAGACAAATGATTGGCATAGATTGACACCAGATGATGTTAATGATTTACCAGCATTAATGCATCTAATGAATTCTTTGGAGTTTTGTAATGCTGTTGCACAAGTAGCACATCCTTTGGTCCAAAAACACTTGTTAGAATTTTTATACCATGGTTTTCTGGTACCTGTAATGGGACCAGCTTTGTTACAG GATTCTCTTGGTTTGACCATAGACCAACTAGATGCACAAGAACACTGG ACTACTGTGGATGAATTAGTTGCAGCGACAgcttattttgatttatttcttCGATCTGTAACAGAACCTGGTCTTTTACGTTCGCTTGTCCGATTTTTACTAGAAGATAATTACGATGAGTGCAGAATTCTGGATAGTCTTATTCAAAGGATATCATCGAGATCGAGg ttATGCATAGTTACCCTGGCACTATTTGAAACTTTGGTGAACTTAAATTGCGAAGATGTTATGTTGGAACTATGTTTAGCTGCATTGAGTCCTTGTTCTCATGTAATGCTTTCTCAGCGTAGAAGGTTAAGAGACATAGATCCGTTTGGACGTGCTGCTGAGAAGTTTTTGTCATTAACTCCATCTTGCTGTTCACCGCTCGCATCTGTAAATTCTCAATTCAATTCTTTACCTAACAGTACAACTCAGGAAAATAATGCAAGTGCTACATCTGAATCTTTTAAATCGTTGTCTGCATCTATAAACTATGGTGCAAGGATATCGGATAGTTTGTATGGAAATTATCATGCATATCTGTGTGACGCTAGACAAAAAATAAGAGCTTGTCGTGTCGCATGCTCCAATTGGTCATATCAATATAACGGAGAGCTGCCAAAGCAAAGCACTACCGGAAGCGAGACAACGTTGACAGACAATACTATGTTAGCGGAGTATTCACAGAATAAAGTCGAAGTGGTGAAAACTTTATCGTTAGAAAAATTAAAGGAATCAGCAATTTCAAGTAGCGTCATCGAAAACTCTTCAATAgacaatatattaattaatattcagtcGTTACTAGATGGAAAAGATTTGAACatgaaagaagaggaagaagaagaaagaattGAGACAGAAGCAGTAGGTATAGAATTATCATTAGAAGAACAAGCGAAATTGGACGCAGACATTGCTGAACTGTTAAACGAAGACTTTGGAATCTTAGATTCTATTAAGGAGATTTCATTGACGGATAAAAAGGAACCCGACAGTGGCATTGACGATTCTAATACCGCAATGAACTCTTTTTTATCGTTAGGAGAAAGTAGTGGATACGAAAGTTTCGCATTTAAAGGTTCGTCCGAGTCAACTCCGGACAATGAACCCAGTGAAGATCGAATGAGTGAACAGGACAAAATAGAAATCGAATTGAATAAAGAAGGTGGCATTCCTTCTTTGCATAATGTTACGGATTCTGGTTCTATAGTATCGGGAGAATTAACAGCGACTAAGCAAAGTAAAGATACCTGTCGCCAGGATGTATTTAATGGACAGCCTAATGTCGGTATATTTTTGGATGTTCTTCTAAGGAAGCTAGAGTGTATGACAAGTAATAATTTATATGTTAATTTACATTTAACTGGTCTTATCAGTAGACTGGCGATATATCCACAACCTTTGTTGCAATCATTTCTTCTAAACCATTCTCTGGTGTTTCAACCCAGTATTAGGTCGCTTTTTCAg GTACTTGCCTCATTAAAGCATAAGATAGATCAGTTTCTCTCTCAACATAACAATGTAGATGTATTAGTAGAACAAGCACGATTATTTCTGATTAGTCGTGAAGATAAGTTAGTGAATGCCAGAAAAAATGCGTTAGAGGCTGCCGCTTACTCTGCACCTGTTAAAAGAAATTCTTTGAGTGTAGAGCCATTTTCGAGAG GCGAAAGTAAGAGATGGAGTTTTACATCGTCTTTTACACAAATGCTTAGAAGAACAAGTGTTAATTCCGGTCCTAGTAGTTTAGTCAGTGCTACTACCAATCAGCCAACCGGTGCATTGGAAGATCAGTTAGAAGCTATTGGACATGGTTCCGGATATCG aTTTTACACGAAAACTTCCTGGGAGTCGCCAAATGAAGTAAGTCCAGTACAAAATGTGGTGTTATGTGCAGTTATATTAGACGAATGGCTAAAAGAATTAGCTGCTATTA
- the LOC117222063 gene encoding FHIP family protein AGAP011705 isoform X5: MSWLRNSPLRTSFSKQRSRDSPPKDADPSACYDSFCKHWQQAYEIILYTSPPKGIPTQDDVLGVVNHIDHMVTLLILELRDSRTFNNYRQSPAATHSPCLEYLLSENLLVKLYDWSIHTGRFNNAVRLEQLKLYELLVSHSSILLAHEPIARPLLRLLEDCANDIMPLEVEKKLVVLLNQLCVTLMQNMALLDLFFHPTAVGKNKFIIFTLLIPHVHREGGVGQQARDAMLLCMSLSKKNDEVGVYIADHSNICPVLATGLSGLYSLLPRKLDIETNDWHRLTPDDVNDLPALMHLMNSLEFCNAVAQVAHPLVQKHLLEFLYHGFLVPVMGPALLQDSLGLTIDQLDAQEHWTTVDELVAATAYFDLFLRSVTEPGLLRSLVRFLLEDNYDECRILDSLIQRISSRSRLCIVTLALFETLVNLNCEDVMLELCLAALSPCSHVMLSQRRRLRDIDPFGRAAEKFLSLTPSCCSPLASVNSQFNSLPNSTTQENNASATSESFKSLSASINYGARISDSLYGNYHAYLCDARQKIRACRVACSNWSYQYNGELPKQSTTGSETTLTDNTMLAEYSQNKVEVVKTLSLEKLKESAISSSVIENSSIDNILINIQSLLDGKDLNMKEEEEEERIETEAVGIELSLEEQAKLDADIAELLNEDFGILDSIKEISLTDKKEPDSGIDDSNTAMNSFLSLGESSGYESFAFKGSSESTPDNEPSEDRMSEQDKIEIELNKEGGIPSLHNVTDSGSIVSGELTATKQSKDTCRQDVFNGQPNVGIFLDVLLRKLECMTSNNLYVNLHLTGLISRLAIYPQPLLQSFLLNHSLVFQPSIRSLFQVLASLKHKIDQFLSQHNNVDVLVEQARLFLISREDKLVNARKNALEAAAYSAPVKRNSLSVEPFSRGESKRWSFTSSFTQMLRRTSVNSGPSSLVSATTNQPTGALEDQLEAIGHGSGYRFYTKTSWESPNEVSPVQNVVLCAVILDEWLKELAAITQEHAIMSFTHSLESKV; the protein is encoded by the exons atgagctGGTTACGGAATAGCCCGCTGAGGACTAGTTTCAGCAAGCAACGATCGAGAGACTCTCCGCCAAAAGACGCAGATCCGTCGGCCTGCTATGACAGTTTCTGTAAACATTGGCAGCAAGCTTATGAAATCATTTTGTACACATCT CCACCTAAGGGAATACCTACACAGGATGATGTTCTTGGAGTTGTCAATCACATAGATCATATGGTAACTCTTTTAATATTGGAGTTACGAGATTCTCGGACTTTCAACAATTATCGGCAATCACCAGCAGCAACTCACTCTCCTTGTTTGGAGTATTTGTTAAGTGAAAACCTCCTTGTCAAGCTGTACGACTGGAGCATACATACCGGAag ATTTAACAATGCTGTACGGTTGgagcaattaaaactttatGAACTTTTAGTATCACATAGTAGTATTCTTCTTGCCCATGAACCAATTGCCAGACCATTGTTACGATTGCTCGAAGATTGTGCAAATGATATAATGCCATTAGAAGTAGAAAAAAAATTGGTAGTGTTATTAAATCAATTATGCGTAACTTTAATGCAGAACATGGCATTACTTGATTTATTTTTTCATCCAACAGCAGTAGGAAAAAACAA ATTTATTATCTTTACATTATTAATACCACATGTACATAGAGAAGGTGGTGTAGGACAGCAAGCACGTGATGCCATGTTACTTTGCATGTCTCTTTCCAAGAAAAATGATGAAGTTGGAGTATATATTGCAGATCATTCTAATATATGTCCt gtGTTAGCAACAGGTTTGAGTGGACTGTATTCACTACTGCCTAGAAAGTTAGATATTGAGACAAATGATTGGCATAGATTGACACCAGATGATGTTAATGATTTACCAGCATTAATGCATCTAATGAATTCTTTGGAGTTTTGTAATGCTGTTGCACAAGTAGCACATCCTTTGGTCCAAAAACACTTGTTAGAATTTTTATACCATGGTTTTCTGGTACCTGTAATGGGACCAGCTTTGTTACAG GATTCTCTTGGTTTGACCATAGACCAACTAGATGCACAAGAACACTGG ACTACTGTGGATGAATTAGTTGCAGCGACAgcttattttgatttatttcttCGATCTGTAACAGAACCTGGTCTTTTACGTTCGCTTGTCCGATTTTTACTAGAAGATAATTACGATGAGTGCAGAATTCTGGATAGTCTTATTCAAAGGATATCATCGAGATCGAGg ttATGCATAGTTACCCTGGCACTATTTGAAACTTTGGTGAACTTAAATTGCGAAGATGTTATGTTGGAACTATGTTTAGCTGCATTGAGTCCTTGTTCTCATGTAATGCTTTCTCAGCGTAGAAGGTTAAGAGACATAGATCCGTTTGGACGTGCTGCTGAGAAGTTTTTGTCATTAACTCCATCTTGCTGTTCACCGCTCGCATCTGTAAATTCTCAATTCAATTCTTTACCTAACAGTACAACTCAGGAAAATAATGCAAGTGCTACATCTGAATCTTTTAAATCGTTGTCTGCATCTATAAACTATGGTGCAAGGATATCGGATAGTTTGTATGGAAATTATCATGCATATCTGTGTGACGCTAGACAAAAAATAAGAGCTTGTCGTGTCGCATGCTCCAATTGGTCATATCAATATAACGGAGAGCTGCCAAAGCAAAGCACTACCGGAAGCGAGACAACGTTGACAGACAATACTATGTTAGCGGAGTATTCACAGAATAAAGTCGAAGTGGTGAAAACTTTATCGTTAGAAAAATTAAAGGAATCAGCAATTTCAAGTAGCGTCATCGAAAACTCTTCAATAgacaatatattaattaatattcagtcGTTACTAGATGGAAAAGATTTGAACatgaaagaagaggaagaagaagaaagaattGAGACAGAAGCAGTAGGTATAGAATTATCATTAGAAGAACAAGCGAAATTGGACGCAGACATTGCTGAACTGTTAAACGAAGACTTTGGAATCTTAGATTCTATTAAGGAGATTTCATTGACGGATAAAAAGGAACCCGACAGTGGCATTGACGATTCTAATACCGCAATGAACTCTTTTTTATCGTTAGGAGAAAGTAGTGGATACGAAAGTTTCGCATTTAAAGGTTCGTCCGAGTCAACTCCGGACAATGAACCCAGTGAAGATCGAATGAGTGAACAGGACAAAATAGAAATCGAATTGAATAAAGAAGGTGGCATTCCTTCTTTGCATAATGTTACGGATTCTGGTTCTATAGTATCGGGAGAATTAACAGCGACTAAGCAAAGTAAAGATACCTGTCGCCAGGATGTATTTAATGGACAGCCTAATGTCGGTATATTTTTGGATGTTCTTCTAAGGAAGCTAGAGTGTATGACAAGTAATAATTTATATGTTAATTTACATTTAACTGGTCTTATCAGTAGACTGGCGATATATCCACAACCTTTGTTGCAATCATTTCTTCTAAACCATTCTCTGGTGTTTCAACCCAGTATTAGGTCGCTTTTTCAg GTACTTGCCTCATTAAAGCATAAGATAGATCAGTTTCTCTCTCAACATAACAATGTAGATGTATTAGTAGAACAAGCACGATTATTTCTGATTAGTCGTGAAGATAAGTTAGTGAATGCCAGAAAAAATGCGTTAGAGGCTGCCGCTTACTCTGCACCTGTTAAAAGAAATTCTTTGAGTGTAGAGCCATTTTCGAGAG GCGAAAGTAAGAGATGGAGTTTTACATCGTCTTTTACACAAATGCTTAGAAGAACAAGTGTTAATTCCGGTCCTAGTAGTTTAGTCAGTGCTACTACCAATCAGCCAACCGGTGCATTGGAAGATCAGTTAGAAGCTATTGGACATGGTTCCGGATATCG aTTTTACACGAAAACTTCCTGGGAGTCGCCAAATGAAGTAAGTCCAGTACAAAATGTGGTGTTATGTGCAGTTATATTAGACGAATGGCTAAAAGAATTAGCTGCTATTA
- the LOC117222063 gene encoding FHIP family protein AGAP011705 isoform X4, protein MSWLRNSPLRTSFSKQRSRDSPPKDADPSACYDSFCKHWQQAYEIILYTSPPKGIPTQDDVLGVVNHIDHMVTLLILELRDSRTFNNYRQSPAATHSPCLEYLLSENLLVKLYDWSIHTGRFNNAVRLEQLKLYELLVSHSSILLAHEPIARPLLRLLEDCANDIMPLEVEKKLVVLLNQLCVTLMQNMALLDLFFHPTAVGKNKFIIFTLLIPHVHREGGVGQQARDAMLLCMSLSKKNDEVGVYIADHSNICPVLATGLSGLYSLLPRKLDIETNDWHRLTPDDVNDLPALMHLMNSLEFCNAVAQVAHPLVQKHLLEFLYHGFLVPVMGPALLQDSLGLTIDQLDAQEHWTTVDELVAATAYFDLFLRSVTEPGLLRSLVRFLLEDNYDECRILDSLIQRISSRSRLCIVTLALFETLVNLNCEDVMLELCLAALSPCSHVMLSQRRRLRDIDPFGRAAEKFLSLTPSCCSPLASVNSQFNSLPNSTTQENNASATSESFKSLSASINYGARISDSLYGNYHAYLCDARQKIRACRVACSNWSYQYNGELPKQSTTGSETTLTDNTMLAEYSQNKVEVVKTLSLEKLKESAISSSVIENSSIDNILINIQSLLDGKDLNMKEEEEEERIETEAVGIELSLEEQAKLDADIAELLNEDFGILDSIKEISLTDKKEPDSGIDDSNTAMNSFLSLGESSGYESFAFKGSSESTPDNEPSEDRMSEQDKIEIELNKEGGIPSLHNVTDSGSIVSGELTATKQSKDTCRQDVFNGQPNVGIFLDVLLRKLECMTSNNLYVNLHLTGLISRLAIYPQPLLQSFLLNHSLVFQPSIRSLFQVLASLKHKIDQFLSQHNNVDVLVEQARLFLISREDKLVNARKNALEAAAYSAPVKRNSLSVEPFSRVFKRCESKRWSFTSSFTQMLRRTSVNSGPSSLVSATTNQPTGALEDQLEAIGHGSGYRFYTKTSWESPNEVSPVQNVVLCAVILDEWLKELAAITQEHAIMSFTHSLESKV, encoded by the exons atgagctGGTTACGGAATAGCCCGCTGAGGACTAGTTTCAGCAAGCAACGATCGAGAGACTCTCCGCCAAAAGACGCAGATCCGTCGGCCTGCTATGACAGTTTCTGTAAACATTGGCAGCAAGCTTATGAAATCATTTTGTACACATCT CCACCTAAGGGAATACCTACACAGGATGATGTTCTTGGAGTTGTCAATCACATAGATCATATGGTAACTCTTTTAATATTGGAGTTACGAGATTCTCGGACTTTCAACAATTATCGGCAATCACCAGCAGCAACTCACTCTCCTTGTTTGGAGTATTTGTTAAGTGAAAACCTCCTTGTCAAGCTGTACGACTGGAGCATACATACCGGAag ATTTAACAATGCTGTACGGTTGgagcaattaaaactttatGAACTTTTAGTATCACATAGTAGTATTCTTCTTGCCCATGAACCAATTGCCAGACCATTGTTACGATTGCTCGAAGATTGTGCAAATGATATAATGCCATTAGAAGTAGAAAAAAAATTGGTAGTGTTATTAAATCAATTATGCGTAACTTTAATGCAGAACATGGCATTACTTGATTTATTTTTTCATCCAACAGCAGTAGGAAAAAACAA ATTTATTATCTTTACATTATTAATACCACATGTACATAGAGAAGGTGGTGTAGGACAGCAAGCACGTGATGCCATGTTACTTTGCATGTCTCTTTCCAAGAAAAATGATGAAGTTGGAGTATATATTGCAGATCATTCTAATATATGTCCt gtGTTAGCAACAGGTTTGAGTGGACTGTATTCACTACTGCCTAGAAAGTTAGATATTGAGACAAATGATTGGCATAGATTGACACCAGATGATGTTAATGATTTACCAGCATTAATGCATCTAATGAATTCTTTGGAGTTTTGTAATGCTGTTGCACAAGTAGCACATCCTTTGGTCCAAAAACACTTGTTAGAATTTTTATACCATGGTTTTCTGGTACCTGTAATGGGACCAGCTTTGTTACAG GATTCTCTTGGTTTGACCATAGACCAACTAGATGCACAAGAACACTGG ACTACTGTGGATGAATTAGTTGCAGCGACAgcttattttgatttatttcttCGATCTGTAACAGAACCTGGTCTTTTACGTTCGCTTGTCCGATTTTTACTAGAAGATAATTACGATGAGTGCAGAATTCTGGATAGTCTTATTCAAAGGATATCATCGAGATCGAGg ttATGCATAGTTACCCTGGCACTATTTGAAACTTTGGTGAACTTAAATTGCGAAGATGTTATGTTGGAACTATGTTTAGCTGCATTGAGTCCTTGTTCTCATGTAATGCTTTCTCAGCGTAGAAGGTTAAGAGACATAGATCCGTTTGGACGTGCTGCTGAGAAGTTTTTGTCATTAACTCCATCTTGCTGTTCACCGCTCGCATCTGTAAATTCTCAATTCAATTCTTTACCTAACAGTACAACTCAGGAAAATAATGCAAGTGCTACATCTGAATCTTTTAAATCGTTGTCTGCATCTATAAACTATGGTGCAAGGATATCGGATAGTTTGTATGGAAATTATCATGCATATCTGTGTGACGCTAGACAAAAAATAAGAGCTTGTCGTGTCGCATGCTCCAATTGGTCATATCAATATAACGGAGAGCTGCCAAAGCAAAGCACTACCGGAAGCGAGACAACGTTGACAGACAATACTATGTTAGCGGAGTATTCACAGAATAAAGTCGAAGTGGTGAAAACTTTATCGTTAGAAAAATTAAAGGAATCAGCAATTTCAAGTAGCGTCATCGAAAACTCTTCAATAgacaatatattaattaatattcagtcGTTACTAGATGGAAAAGATTTGAACatgaaagaagaggaagaagaagaaagaattGAGACAGAAGCAGTAGGTATAGAATTATCATTAGAAGAACAAGCGAAATTGGACGCAGACATTGCTGAACTGTTAAACGAAGACTTTGGAATCTTAGATTCTATTAAGGAGATTTCATTGACGGATAAAAAGGAACCCGACAGTGGCATTGACGATTCTAATACCGCAATGAACTCTTTTTTATCGTTAGGAGAAAGTAGTGGATACGAAAGTTTCGCATTTAAAGGTTCGTCCGAGTCAACTCCGGACAATGAACCCAGTGAAGATCGAATGAGTGAACAGGACAAAATAGAAATCGAATTGAATAAAGAAGGTGGCATTCCTTCTTTGCATAATGTTACGGATTCTGGTTCTATAGTATCGGGAGAATTAACAGCGACTAAGCAAAGTAAAGATACCTGTCGCCAGGATGTATTTAATGGACAGCCTAATGTCGGTATATTTTTGGATGTTCTTCTAAGGAAGCTAGAGTGTATGACAAGTAATAATTTATATGTTAATTTACATTTAACTGGTCTTATCAGTAGACTGGCGATATATCCACAACCTTTGTTGCAATCATTTCTTCTAAACCATTCTCTGGTGTTTCAACCCAGTATTAGGTCGCTTTTTCAg GTACTTGCCTCATTAAAGCATAAGATAGATCAGTTTCTCTCTCAACATAACAATGTAGATGTATTAGTAGAACAAGCACGATTATTTCTGATTAGTCGTGAAGATAAGTTAGTGAATGCCAGAAAAAATGCGTTAGAGGCTGCCGCTTACTCTGCACCTGTTAAAAGAAATTCTTTGAGTGTAGAGCCATTTTCGAGAG TATTCAAACGAT GCGAAAGTAAGAGATGGAGTTTTACATCGTCTTTTACACAAATGCTTAGAAGAACAAGTGTTAATTCCGGTCCTAGTAGTTTAGTCAGTGCTACTACCAATCAGCCAACCGGTGCATTGGAAGATCAGTTAGAAGCTATTGGACATGGTTCCGGATATCG aTTTTACACGAAAACTTCCTGGGAGTCGCCAAATGAAGTAAGTCCAGTACAAAATGTGGTGTTATGTGCAGTTATATTAGACGAATGGCTAAAAGAATTAGCTGCTATTA